In a single window of the Thermanaerothrix sp. genome:
- a CDS encoding chorismate mutase has protein sequence MDLERIRALRDDIDRIDQELMELILRRLEVAREIGAAKGGLGVYDPRREEALVKRLAEANPHLGESLIRAVMGEIMGACRAVQGPFRVAVMGPKWSHSHEVAARVFGASAEMLFTSCLLYTS, from the coding sequence ATGGATCTGGAGAGGATACGGGCACTGCGGGATGACATAGACCGGATAGACCAGGAGCTGATGGAGCTGATCTTAAGGCGCCTTGAGGTGGCAAGGGAGATAGGGGCCGCCAAGGGGGGGCTTGGGGTCTACGACCCCCGGAGGGAAGAGGCGCTGGTAAAGAGGCTTGCGGAGGCGAACCCGCACCTTGGGGAGTCCCTGATCCGGGCGGTGATGGGGGAGATAATGGGGGCCTGCAGGGCCGTGCAGGGGCCCTTTCGGGTGGCGGTGATGGGTCCTAAGTGGTCCCACTCCCACGAGGTGGCGGCCAGGGTCTTCGGCGCATCGGCGGAGATGCTGTTTACAAGCTGTCTCTTATACACATCT